A genome region from Psychrobacter jeotgali includes the following:
- a CDS encoding outer membrane protein transport protein, producing the protein MRTTFHLKTLSIAIATLSIASMTNAAGLDRSGQDVTAFLQDGTYAETVYTYIDADVTGYDSADDNPNNNAYVKGNKVGDVAEDYDFFRYGVKTDINDTFSVGILYDEPFGAAAEYKGDNNFVSMGDINNSIIQMTDGDYNGATLKPTVDFLAKSARDAAAEAQRLGQLAATATDPQVAQQLAQQAQAQQQAALEFKANATKLGTVGAIAQAEAGNAGENTNVEVRSNNLTAILGAKFGPNKEFQIYGGPVAQRIEAKVKLRGLAYGPATGYTSNINHDQDYGWIAGMSYSKPEIALKAALTYRSEIDHSMNIAETYPLLEQLALAEGAPAAAAKAAANRTSKMEISTPKSVNFDFQTGINPTTLATAKVRWVPWGDFAITPPLYNEVSKRNPAYGPGGLDLVEYSDDQWQVELGLAKRIAPALAVSGTVGWDSGSGDPTTSLGPIDGYYSVGLGAKYNVTENWAVSAGGKYLWFGDAKGQLPTGKLVGDFQDNDGYILGAKISYQGK; encoded by the coding sequence ATGCGCACTACCTTTCACTTAAAAACCCTCTCGATTGCCATCGCTACTCTTTCTATTGCCAGTATGACTAATGCCGCCGGTCTTGATCGTTCAGGCCAGGATGTCACCGCATTTCTCCAAGACGGCACTTATGCTGAGACTGTCTACACCTATATTGATGCTGATGTCACAGGTTATGATAGCGCTGATGATAATCCTAACAATAATGCCTACGTTAAAGGCAATAAAGTTGGAGATGTGGCTGAGGATTATGACTTCTTTCGCTATGGGGTAAAGACTGATATCAATGATACCTTTAGTGTTGGTATTTTATACGATGAGCCTTTTGGGGCAGCAGCTGAATACAAAGGTGATAATAACTTTGTATCAATGGGCGATATCAATAACTCTATTATTCAGATGACTGATGGGGACTATAATGGAGCAACCCTTAAACCTACTGTGGATTTTTTAGCGAAGAGTGCACGTGATGCAGCAGCAGAAGCACAACGATTAGGTCAATTAGCGGCAACTGCTACTGATCCTCAAGTAGCACAGCAACTTGCACAACAAGCTCAAGCACAACAGCAAGCCGCGCTAGAGTTTAAGGCTAATGCTACAAAGCTTGGTACTGTAGGTGCAATAGCGCAAGCCGAGGCGGGTAATGCTGGTGAAAATACCAACGTTGAAGTACGAAGTAATAACCTGACCGCTATACTCGGTGCCAAGTTTGGCCCTAATAAAGAGTTTCAGATTTATGGTGGTCCCGTTGCTCAGCGTATCGAAGCTAAGGTGAAATTACGCGGACTGGCCTATGGTCCGGCTACCGGCTATACCTCTAACATCAACCACGATCAGGACTATGGTTGGATAGCAGGTATGTCTTATAGCAAGCCTGAAATTGCTTTAAAAGCAGCGTTGACTTATCGCTCTGAGATTGATCACAGCATGAATATAGCTGAAACCTATCCATTACTAGAGCAATTAGCGCTTGCAGAAGGAGCTCCAGCCGCCGCCGCAAAAGCAGCAGCGAATCGAACTAGCAAAATGGAGATATCTACTCCTAAATCGGTTAACTTTGATTTTCAAACCGGTATTAACCCTACTACTTTAGCTACCGCTAAAGTGCGCTGGGTACCATGGGGTGATTTTGCGATTACGCCACCTTTATATAATGAGGTCAGTAAACGCAATCCAGCTTACGGTCCTGGTGGTCTTGATTTAGTCGAGTATTCAGACGACCAATGGCAGGTTGAGCTGGGCCTTGCTAAACGCATAGCGCCAGCGCTTGCGGTCAGTGGTACGGTCGGTTGGGATAGCGGCTCTGGTGACCCAACCACTTCATTAGGCCCTATTGATGGCTACTATAGTGTTGGTTTGGGTGCCAAATACAATGTCACTGAAAACTGGGCGGTATCCGCTGGTGGTAAGTATCTCTGGTTCGGAGATGCTAAAGGCCAATTACCAACAGGTAAGCTAGTGGGCGACTTCCAAGATAACGATGGTTATATTTTAGGTGCAAAAATCTCTTATCAAGGAAAGTAG
- the putP gene encoding sodium/proline symporter PutP, which translates to MNGVPSGVLISLGAYFLVMIGIGIYAYFKQANDTEGYMLGGRNLGPAVTALSAGASDMSGWLLLGLPGYMYADGVVSVWIALGLTLGAFLNYLIVAPRLRVYTEIADNAITLPDYFANRFEDKSHMLRVISAIVIILFFTVYTAASLVGGGKLFESSLNLSYGTGLWVTAGVVVVYTLFGGFLAVSMTDFVQGVIMLFAMVIVPVVAFTDLGGISATTTAVRNIDPSLLNVTSGMTIIGIISLLAWGLGYFGQPHIIVRFMAIRSVKDVPTARNIGMSWMIVSLIGSLMTGFAGRAYVQKTAMTLDDPETIFLVFTQFLFTPLVSGFLLAAILAAIMSTISSQLLVVSSSLTKDVYKLFFDKDAPEARQVLVGRLSVILVAVVAILLAADPESSVLSLVSHAWAGFGAAFAPLVVFSLTWRGMNRNGAVAGMVVGALTVILWVYGPFEMNGMPLNDWLYAIVPGFVLSTIAIFAVSIMTGGPRPAVSAKFKEMELNLNK; encoded by the coding sequence ATGAATGGAGTTCCTAGTGGCGTATTGATATCGCTTGGTGCCTATTTTTTAGTCATGATAGGTATTGGTATTTACGCCTATTTTAAACAAGCCAATGATACAGAAGGTTATATGCTCGGGGGTCGTAATCTCGGTCCTGCCGTAACCGCCCTATCAGCTGGCGCCTCGGACATGTCTGGCTGGCTATTACTGGGACTACCGGGCTACATGTATGCTGACGGCGTCGTCAGTGTTTGGATTGCTTTAGGTCTAACACTGGGTGCCTTTTTGAACTATCTTATTGTTGCCCCCAGACTACGTGTTTACACTGAGATTGCTGACAATGCAATCACCCTACCCGATTACTTCGCCAATCGTTTTGAAGATAAATCGCATATGCTACGGGTGATATCAGCCATTGTCATTATCCTATTCTTTACCGTTTACACCGCAGCTAGCCTCGTTGGTGGCGGTAAGTTATTTGAAAGCTCGCTTAATCTCTCGTATGGTACCGGTCTTTGGGTCACCGCAGGGGTGGTGGTGGTTTATACCCTATTCGGCGGCTTCTTAGCGGTGTCGATGACTGACTTTGTCCAAGGTGTCATCATGCTGTTTGCGATGGTGATTGTACCGGTAGTGGCCTTTACTGATCTTGGTGGCATTTCTGCCACAACGACTGCGGTTAGAAATATTGATCCAAGCCTACTCAATGTGACCAGCGGCATGACTATTATCGGTATTATTTCCTTACTGGCTTGGGGTCTTGGCTATTTTGGGCAACCGCATATTATCGTGCGTTTTATGGCTATTCGCTCAGTCAAAGACGTCCCAACTGCGCGTAATATAGGTATGAGCTGGATGATCGTCAGCTTGATTGGCTCGCTGATGACTGGTTTTGCGGGTCGTGCTTATGTACAAAAGACCGCTATGACTTTAGATGATCCAGAGACAATCTTCTTAGTATTCACTCAGTTCTTATTTACGCCGTTGGTATCAGGTTTCTTATTAGCGGCTATTTTGGCTGCCATTATGAGTACTATTTCATCGCAGCTATTAGTGGTTTCAAGCTCGCTAACCAAGGACGTCTATAAGCTATTTTTCGATAAAGATGCGCCAGAAGCTCGTCAAGTATTAGTCGGCCGTCTCTCTGTGATATTAGTCGCTGTCGTGGCAATATTGCTAGCTGCCGATCCTGAAAGCTCGGTACTTAGCCTAGTATCACACGCTTGGGCAGGCTTCGGTGCTGCTTTTGCACCATTGGTAGTATTTAGTCTCACATGGCGCGGTATGAACCGTAACGGCGCTGTTGCTGGTATGGTAGTTGGTGCATTAACGGTTATTCTTTGGGTGTACGGTCCTTTCGAGATGAATGGTATGCCGCTAAATGATTGGTTATATGCTATCGTTCCAGGATTTGTTTTGAGCACTATCGCTATCTTCGCAGTCAGTATCATGACCGGCGGTCCAAGACCTGCGGTTTCAGCGAAGTTTAAAGAGATGGAACTTAACCTAAATAAGTAA
- a CDS encoding LysR family transcriptional regulator, translating into MNTTNLTTFVTVMQTGSISGAAEKLFITQPAVSKRIKNLEDEFKITLFDTVGRGIVPTQAANEMLPHAKRWLDDYENFKINLQHSEHMVSGKLVIGTSHHIGLHHLAPVLKDFIQSYPAVQLEVHFVDSEEAHKAVLDGDLSLAFLTLPPVYDKRLTYHTLWSDPLYFMTGTLSPLAKKNNVTLEQLARYPAILPSANTFTSQITLAEFAKHNLKPYATMSTNPLESIRMLVSVGLGWSVLPQTLISQDLERIDMADNIELQRFLGVVINPKLTRSSSVEALLDLLAPID; encoded by the coding sequence TTGAACACCACTAATTTGACGACGTTTGTAACAGTTATGCAAACAGGCAGCATCTCCGGCGCAGCGGAAAAGCTTTTTATTACTCAACCTGCAGTCAGTAAACGTATCAAAAACTTAGAAGATGAGTTCAAAATTACCTTATTTGATACTGTGGGCCGCGGTATTGTGCCGACTCAAGCTGCAAATGAGATGCTCCCCCATGCCAAACGCTGGCTTGATGATTATGAGAATTTTAAAATTAACTTGCAACACTCTGAGCATATGGTTTCAGGCAAGCTGGTCATTGGTACCAGTCACCATATAGGCTTACATCATCTTGCGCCGGTGCTCAAAGACTTTATTCAAAGCTATCCAGCAGTGCAGCTAGAAGTGCATTTTGTAGATTCAGAAGAAGCTCATAAAGCGGTGCTTGATGGTGATTTGTCTTTGGCATTTTTGACCCTGCCGCCCGTTTATGATAAACGTCTGACCTATCATACGCTATGGTCCGACCCGCTTTACTTTATGACCGGCACTTTATCACCACTAGCCAAAAAGAATAACGTGACTCTAGAGCAGCTAGCACGCTACCCCGCTATTCTACCTTCGGCCAATACCTTTACCAGCCAGATTACCCTAGCGGAATTCGCCAAGCACAACCTAAAGCCTTATGCCACTATGAGTACCAATCCGCTTGAATCTATTCGTATGTTGGTATCGGTTGGGTTGGGCTGGTCAGTGCTACCTCAAACGCTTATCAGCCAAGATCTTGAGCGTATAGATATGGCAGATAATATCGAATTACAGCGTTTTTTGGGTGTGGTTATTAATCCCAAACTTACGCGCTCTAGCAGTGTGGAAGCTTTGCTTGATCTGCTGGCGCCTATTGACTAA
- the leuC gene encoding 3-isopropylmalate dehydratase large subunit, protein MSAQTLYDKLWNAHEVTKRDDGSSLIYIDRHLLHEVTSPQAFESLELANREPWRLSANIASPDHNVPTVTKERSEGVEGIKDKVSRLQVVTLDENCAKFDIAEFTINDDRQGILHVVGPEQGLVLPGMTVVCGDSHTATHGALGCLAHGIGTSEVEHVLATQCLITKKMKNMQIRVNGKLGKGVTPKDVVLAIIAQIGTAGGTGYAIEFAGQVFEEMSMEGRMTVCNMAIEAGARVGMVAVDDTTIDYVKGRPYAPTEEQWAQAEAYWRTLYSDNEAVFDTVIEIDGSQIAPQVSWGTSPEMVVDITQSVPTLEQAADETQKEGWERAYTYMGLKPGQPITDIELDRIFIGSCTNSRIEDLRDAASVIKGRKVADNIKEAIVVAGSGQVKLQAESEGLDKVFTEAGFEWREPGCSMCLAMNADKLEPEEHCASTSNRNFEGRQGNGGRTHLVSPAMATAAALAGHFVDVRTY, encoded by the coding sequence ATGAGCGCTCAAACTTTATACGATAAACTTTGGAATGCCCATGAAGTCACCAAACGTGATGATGGCTCAAGTTTAATTTATATCGACCGTCACCTGTTGCATGAGGTCACTAGCCCGCAAGCGTTCGAAAGTTTGGAGCTGGCTAATAGAGAGCCGTGGCGTCTGTCGGCTAACATTGCTAGTCCAGACCATAACGTGCCGACAGTAACTAAAGAGCGTAGTGAAGGGGTTGAAGGAATTAAAGATAAGGTATCACGCCTGCAAGTGGTGACTTTAGATGAAAACTGTGCAAAATTCGATATTGCTGAATTTACTATCAATGATGATCGCCAAGGTATCTTGCACGTGGTCGGTCCTGAGCAAGGCTTGGTGCTGCCTGGTATGACGGTGGTTTGTGGCGACTCGCATACCGCCACTCACGGAGCACTGGGTTGCCTAGCTCATGGTATCGGTACCTCTGAAGTTGAGCATGTGCTTGCCACTCAGTGTTTGATTACCAAAAAAATGAAAAATATGCAGATTCGTGTCAACGGCAAGCTTGGTAAAGGCGTGACTCCGAAGGACGTGGTGCTAGCTATCATTGCCCAGATTGGTACTGCTGGTGGCACCGGTTATGCTATCGAGTTTGCAGGGCAGGTGTTCGAAGAGATGAGCATGGAAGGGCGCATGACGGTCTGTAATATGGCGATTGAGGCGGGCGCTCGTGTAGGTATGGTAGCCGTCGATGATACCACTATCGATTATGTCAAAGGTCGGCCGTATGCGCCAACTGAGGAGCAGTGGGCGCAAGCAGAAGCCTACTGGCGCACTTTGTATTCAGATAATGAGGCGGTTTTTGACACCGTTATTGAAATTGATGGCAGTCAGATTGCTCCGCAAGTGTCATGGGGTACCTCGCCTGAGATGGTGGTCGATATTACTCAGTCTGTCCCAACTCTTGAGCAAGCAGCGGATGAGACCCAAAAAGAAGGTTGGGAGCGTGCTTATACCTATATGGGATTAAAGCCAGGACAGCCCATTACTGATATTGAGCTTGATCGGATATTTATTGGCTCTTGCACCAATTCACGTATCGAGGACTTGCGTGATGCCGCTTCAGTGATAAAAGGTCGTAAAGTTGCGGACAATATCAAAGAAGCTATCGTAGTTGCAGGCTCTGGACAGGTGAAGTTGCAGGCAGAGTCTGAAGGTTTGGATAAAGTATTTACCGAAGCTGGATTTGAATGGCGGGAGCCGGGTTGCTCAATGTGTTTGGCGATGAACGCTGACAAACTTGAGCCCGAGGAGCACTGCGCTTCGACTTCTAACCGTAACTTTGAAGGTCGTCAAGGCAACGGCGGACGTACGCATCTGGTTAGTCCAGCCATGGCTACAGCGGCGGCATTAGCGGGTCACTTTGTGGATGTGCGTACTTATTAA
- the leuD gene encoding 3-isopropylmalate dehydratase small subunit — MQAYNTQTGIVCPLDRSNVDTDQIIPKQFLKSIKRTGFGVNLFDDWRYLDEGFPGQDHSKRPINPDFVLNQPRYQGATILLARRNFGCGSSREHAPWALSEYGFRTIIAPSFADIFYNNCFKNGMLPIVLDEAIVDKLMEATFANEGYELTADLERQVVVTPTGEEYAFEIDEFRKHCLLNGLDDIGLTLQKSDEIKAYEHKMMQKTPWIFNPVRA, encoded by the coding sequence ATGCAAGCTTATAACACTCAAACCGGCATTGTTTGCCCTCTTGATCGCTCAAACGTAGATACCGATCAGATTATTCCCAAGCAGTTTTTAAAGTCTATCAAACGTACGGGCTTTGGCGTCAACTTATTCGATGATTGGCGCTACCTTGATGAAGGCTTCCCTGGTCAAGACCATAGCAAGCGTCCCATTAATCCAGACTTTGTATTAAACCAACCACGCTATCAAGGGGCCACTATTTTGCTGGCGCGTAGAAATTTTGGCTGCGGCTCTAGTCGTGAGCATGCGCCTTGGGCGCTGTCAGAATATGGCTTTCGTACTATCATTGCGCCAAGTTTTGCTGATATCTTTTATAATAACTGCTTCAAAAATGGTATGTTGCCCATTGTTTTGGATGAAGCAATTGTTGATAAATTAATGGAGGCTACTTTTGCCAATGAAGGCTATGAGCTTACCGCTGATCTTGAACGTCAAGTAGTGGTTACGCCTACGGGTGAAGAGTATGCCTTTGAAATCGATGAGTTCCGTAAGCACTGTTTACTTAACGGCCTCGACGATATTGGGCTAACTTTGCAGAAAAGTGATGAAATTAAGGCTTATGAGCATAAAATGATGCAAAAAACGCCTTGGATATTTAATCCAGTTAGAGCTTAA
- the leuB gene encoding 3-isopropylmalate dehydrogenase, producing the protein MATILTLAGDGIGPEIMAQAIDVLEAVNKKFALDLTLEQGLIGGAAIDETGEPLPEDTLKQARNADAVLLGAVGGPKWDGIERSKRPERGLLKIRSELGLFANLRVAKLYPQLANASSIKPEIISGLDLLIVRELTGGIYFGEPRGIRTLENGEQQGYNTMVYSTSEIKRIGKVAFELARTRAQTSGKPAKVCSVDKANVLEVTELWKQTMIEMQQADYSDVNLSHMYADNACMQLIRDPKQFDVMVTGNMFGDILSDEAAMLTGSIGMLPSASLDEQGKGMYEPCHGSAPDIAGQDKANPLATILSVAMMLRYTFKQEQAAQAIEQAVSEVLDDGLRTPDILYSTTDSSETGLTQVGCKQMGEAVLAKLA; encoded by the coding sequence ATGGCAACGATTTTAACATTAGCAGGCGATGGTATTGGCCCTGAGATTATGGCTCAAGCTATCGATGTATTAGAAGCTGTCAATAAAAAGTTTGCGCTTGATTTGACCTTGGAGCAAGGGCTAATTGGTGGTGCTGCAATCGATGAGACTGGCGAGCCGCTACCAGAAGATACCCTCAAGCAAGCACGTAACGCAGATGCGGTGTTACTGGGGGCGGTTGGAGGGCCTAAGTGGGATGGTATTGAGCGTAGCAAGCGTCCTGAACGTGGTCTGCTGAAGATTCGTAGCGAGCTTGGTCTATTTGCTAATCTACGAGTAGCCAAGCTCTATCCACAATTGGCTAATGCGTCTAGTATCAAACCTGAGATTATATCGGGGCTGGATCTATTAATCGTACGGGAGTTGACCGGCGGGATTTATTTCGGTGAGCCGCGCGGTATCCGTACTTTAGAGAATGGTGAACAGCAAGGCTATAACACCATGGTTTATAGCACCAGTGAGATTAAGCGCATCGGTAAAGTGGCTTTTGAGCTGGCAAGAACACGGGCGCAAACCTCAGGTAAACCAGCTAAAGTATGCTCAGTCGACAAAGCTAATGTGTTAGAAGTCACTGAGCTGTGGAAGCAGACGATGATTGAGATGCAACAAGCCGATTATAGCGATGTTAATCTATCGCATATGTATGCTGATAATGCTTGTATGCAGCTGATTCGTGATCCCAAGCAGTTCGACGTCATGGTCACCGGTAATATGTTCGGTGATATTTTATCCGATGAGGCCGCTATGTTGACCGGATCTATTGGGATGCTGCCCTCAGCCAGTTTGGATGAGCAAGGTAAAGGTATGTATGAGCCTTGTCATGGGTCAGCACCTGATATTGCCGGACAAGATAAAGCCAATCCGCTAGCTACAATCTTATCAGTAGCTATGATGCTGCGTTATACCTTTAAACAAGAACAAGCGGCACAAGCAATCGAACAAGCGGTTAGTGAAGTGCTTGATGACGGACTGCGTACCCCTGATATCTTATATAGTACAACGGATAGCAGTGAAACTGGATTGACGCAGGTTGGCTGTAAACAAATGGGTGAGGCGGTGTTGGCTAAGCTTGCTTAA
- a CDS encoding L,D-transpeptidase family protein encodes MYPLTKISGAITAIGLSTVLFITQSVAASTDNVEESSPVTNSVSQKLTGDSQTATSLNKLLPTLEYSTQNLSKTAQKVNAAKWQAGKEINRDTGAKIQALLNWSQHGVGPVDGYWGKNTKKAMQAFQKANNLQVTDNLNDETWQALTASERLMGEPVLVNYTLSNDDVNIKTTTIPAGAEAKAELEGMYYETVTEALAEKFHMSEKYLKSLNPNSKFSAGDTITVYNPGNPNTKPVSRVVADKSTETLYAYDDKGNLVASYPTTVGSTATPSPSGTHTVEVKVHEPNYTYTHDSGDKSIIPPGPNNPVGLVWIGLSKPSYGIHGSPDPARISRQASAGCVRLTNWDALALLGTIEDDATVEIK; translated from the coding sequence ATGTATCCACTAACCAAAATCAGCGGCGCCATCACCGCTATAGGATTATCTACGGTTTTATTTATAACTCAGTCGGTCGCTGCTAGCACCGATAATGTTGAAGAATCCAGTCCTGTCACTAATAGTGTGAGCCAAAAACTAACTGGTGATAGTCAAACTGCGACTTCTTTAAATAAGCTACTACCCACCCTGGAATATAGTACCCAAAACCTATCAAAGACCGCCCAAAAGGTAAATGCTGCTAAGTGGCAAGCCGGTAAAGAGATAAACCGTGATACCGGTGCTAAAATTCAAGCTTTACTTAATTGGAGTCAACATGGGGTAGGACCTGTCGATGGTTATTGGGGTAAAAATACCAAAAAAGCCATGCAGGCGTTTCAAAAAGCCAATAATTTGCAGGTTACTGATAACCTAAACGATGAAACATGGCAGGCACTAACAGCTAGTGAGCGTTTGATGGGTGAGCCTGTTTTGGTAAATTATACTCTGAGTAATGATGACGTTAATATCAAGACCACCACTATTCCTGCTGGCGCTGAAGCCAAAGCTGAGCTTGAAGGTATGTACTACGAAACCGTCACCGAAGCACTGGCAGAAAAGTTCCATATGAGCGAAAAGTATCTTAAATCACTAAACCCTAACAGCAAATTCAGCGCTGGAGACACTATTACGGTTTATAATCCGGGTAACCCCAATACCAAACCAGTAAGTAGAGTAGTCGCTGATAAAAGTACTGAAACTCTGTATGCTTATGATGATAAAGGCAATCTCGTTGCCAGCTATCCGACAACCGTAGGCAGTACCGCCACCCCATCGCCTTCAGGCACCCATACGGTCGAAGTAAAAGTACATGAGCCCAACTACACTTATACTCATGATAGCGGTGACAAATCTATTATCCCGCCAGGCCCTAACAATCCAGTAGGACTGGTGTGGATTGGACTAAGTAAACCTTCCTATGGTATTCATGGCTCACCAGATCCTGCACGCATTAGCCGTCAAGCCTCAGCAGGCTGTGTGCGCCTGACTAACTGGGACGCATTGGCTCTATTAGGTACTATTGAGGACGATGCGACAGTCGAGATAAAATAG